ACCAGGATGCCCTCGGACTCCTGGGAGTTGTACGGGTCGATGGCGACCGGCTCCGTGATGCCCATCCGGAAGGTGCCCCCGGCCTTGCCCGAGCCCTTGCCGCTGCTGCTGTCGTCGTCACTGCCACCACAGGCAGTCGCGGCGAGAGCAATGACAATCGCCCCCGCCACCCACTTGGCGCTGTTGGCACCACGCATGGGGTTCCTCCTCGTGAGTCCTGGTTTTCACCGCAATAGGGAGCACACAGCACTCAACCGGTCGACAAGGACGGAGAAGGTGGAGTACCCCCGCAGGCTCGTGAGTCGCCGCCCCCTGCAGCGCATGACCCGTCAACCCCGAGCTCTACGCGCCTAACTATCTGGCATGGAATCTGACCGAACCACACCCACGAGGTCTCGGTTCGATCACACCTGGCGTGTACTTCTTCCAAAATCCGGACAAACAGTTAGCAGAAAGATCCCTGCGAAACGGACTTGTTACACATCTATCGGGGCTCACTGTCCGTATTCCGGACGCCACAGAAGGAAAATCACTTGCGCCCGTACCCGGGCGTATCGGCCGGCTCGGGTCCCTCACGGGACGCCCGGCGGCTCACGGAGGCGCGCCGAAGCCGCGCGGACCATCCGTTCACACAGCAGGCTAGTAGGGAAAGTCGCTCGAAGCGGACTCCGGGCCCAGAACGAAGGGTTTTCCCTACGTGTTCCTTAACACCGGCCGCACAGCCCCCTGCTGGTTCCGGCGGCCTTCCGGCCGTCGTCGCCCGTGCCTGCGCCCGGCCCGACCGGCGCGGACGCCGCGTCCCGGGCACGCCTACCATGCGGGACCATGGCGATGTTCGTGCATCTGACCTCGGCGGCCGACGCGCCGCGCATCCGGCGCTCCGGCGTCCGCGCGGCCGGCCGCGGACAGGAAGGCGCTCGCGGGGTGCACTGCTTCCCTGTGCTGCCGTCGCACACCCTCACCCATCAATGGCTGCGCGAGCTGGCCCGGTTCGGCAGCCGGGGCGGCCTGGTCGCCGTCCATGTGCGGCTGGACGACGCCGAGCCGGTGCTCACCGGCCACTACCGGGACGCCGCCCGGGGCGCGCAGGCGACGGTCACGGCCGCCGAGGCGGTACGGCGGATCGCGGCGCTCGAAGACCCGCGCGGGCATGAGGTGTTCGTACCCCGGGCGATCGCCCCGCGCGAGGTGCACCGGATCCGCAGGGCCCCGCAGACGGTCGGCTGGCGGTATCTCCCGGACGCGCACGGCACCAGGCCCTGCACCTGTTTCGGCTGCCGGGTGCGCGGCGGCCACGGGGCCCGGCGGCTGCGCGAACGGCTGCCGCATCCCCTGGACGGTCCGCCCCCGCCGCCCCGGGTGCTGCTCGCCCGGGTGGCGGCAGCCGGCGAGCCCGGAGATCCGGCCGTGCTGCGGGAGGCGCTGCACTGGTTCGGCATGCGCAGGCGCGGCCCGCTCGCCGAACTGGCCCCGCTCCAGGCTCATCCCGACCCGTCGGTGCGGGAGGCACTGGTGTGGGCCGTGGCCGGTTGGAGCACTCCCGGAGTCGCCGGCCTGCTGGACCGCCTCGCCGCGGACCCGGACCCGGACGTCCGGGAGGCGGTGCTCGCCGTCCGCGAACCCTGACGCCGGCCGTACGGCCGCGACCTCGCCCGCGGCCCGCACGTCGCGGCCGCCCCGTCCTCCCCCGCCCGCGACGGCACGCGGCGG
The window above is part of the Streptomyces sp. NBC_00425 genome. Proteins encoded here:
- a CDS encoding HEAT repeat domain-containing protein, whose protein sequence is MAMFVHLTSAADAPRIRRSGVRAAGRGQEGARGVHCFPVLPSHTLTHQWLRELARFGSRGGLVAVHVRLDDAEPVLTGHYRDAARGAQATVTAAEAVRRIAALEDPRGHEVFVPRAIAPREVHRIRRAPQTVGWRYLPDAHGTRPCTCFGCRVRGGHGARRLRERLPHPLDGPPPPPRVLLARVAAAGEPGDPAVLREALHWFGMRRRGPLAELAPLQAHPDPSVREALVWAVAGWSTPGVAGLLDRLAADPDPDVREAVLAVREP